The following are encoded together in the Babesia microti strain RI chromosome II, complete genome genome:
- a CDS encoding conserved Plasmodium protein, unknown function (overlaps_old_locusTagID:BBM_II00340) encodes MFNPFVFVKVLLRTFNRSSSQYKSMVLLFTVFMGCQYNIATSKYRKKKEAYMKSLEQLQIEQPDWSCYFAARQYRAECVEAPWGVEEGFELCKKLQDKFAACKEELYKEICKGVPYAMDVGPTLVNRPPWIPPSV; translated from the exons ATGTTCAACCCATTTGTGTTCGTAAAAGTGCTCCTGCGCACATTCAATCGCTCAAGCTCACAATACAAGTCAATGGTACTACTATTTACCGTTTTTATGGGATGCCAATATAACATAGCAACTTCGAAGTACAGAAAAAAGAAGGAGGCGTATATGAAGAGTTTGGAACAGCTGCAGATAGAGCAGCCAGACTGGTCCTGCTACTTCGCCGCCAGGCAGTACAGGGCGGAATGTGTAGAAGCACCTTG GGGTGTTGAGGAAGGATTTGAATTATGTAAAAAACTGCAGGATAAATTTGCTGCTTGTAAGGAAGAGCTCTACAAGGAGATTTGCAAGGGTGTCCCATATGCAATGGACGTTGGTCCCACATTGGTTAATCGTCCGCCATGGATACCACCAAGTGTATGA
- a CDS encoding translation initiation factor eIF-2B epsilon subunit (overlaps_old_locusTagID:BBM_II00335) produces the protein MEAILILDDFDNSFHYFPEPTSPCLLPIGDNILIENLITWIKRTCVYSLTLVTSSSAIFSDFQQYLATINSSLKIHIIEIDKQSNCLGDFIRNISISLNLQNDFLLIYGNTYLCHDLDVPIKQHIDLKVKRPNLEATILLSKILPNESLRANNEQNIYITSTEGRILCYANLNADTKFGLGYEQLKKYKLGENYSLKLNYDLVNSGIIICTNKIVEKFKTSFDFKTIDDYILHVTNDELEYGEIFTYVLDKPIGSDCHTLSIADYNIYYQLFKLIPFTLDKFAKYNILSQLNGLTAEINGEIDDSTVKECKLSSTSTIISSWVYNCLIADNCHISNSVIFNSEIKSNVVISNCLVLGNCIFKQNTKISGIIVGSPFKVTDVQETEQNNPLAHFSLIGNRVDLRPPSIYSSIESSVSNNSLPSKVSNDYDDSMHHNTQGVRGTEDITEFEDEVFDMISDILTNPKYIQYSVLELKGLRLAYNVQNVHMIQALLYPIVNWLCTNYPDQSYWDKALDEAKICTIFAPFIEEEDKMAHFSAFSALLRVCNNENFERNSLRFCYVCEAFNSANLLNFDFLPEWYNELGGEEKVNSSLIEVRFKAFLEWLDEE, from the exons ATGGAGGCAATACTGATATTGGATGATTTTGACAACTCTTTCCACTACTTTCCCGAACCTACATCCCCTTGTCTATTGCCAATTGGtgacaatatattaattgagAATTTAATCACATGGATCAAACGCACTTGTGTATATAGCCTTACTCTTGTAACAAGTAGTAGTGCCATTTTTAGTGATTTCCAACAGTACTTGGCCACAATTAATAGTTCATTAAAGATTCATATAATAGAAATTGACAAACAAAGCAACTGTCTGGGCGATTTCATaagaaatatttcaatatcattaaacCTACAAAATGATTTTCTACTG ATCTATGGCAATACATATCTATGCCATGACCTTGATGTTCCTATAAAACAACATATAGATCTCAAAGTCAAGAGGCCCAATCTAGAAGcaacaattttgttgtCCAAAATATTGCCAAATGAATCACTAAGGGCAAACAATGAACAAAATATCTACATTACATCTACTGAGGGAAGGATTCTATGTTACGCCAATCTTAACGCTGATACTAAGTTTGGGTTGGGATATGAGCAGTTGAAG AAATACAAACTTGGCGAAAACTACTCCCTTAAACTAAACTATGACCTAGTAAACAGCGGAATTATAATTTGCACAAACAAAATTGTTGAGAAATTTAAAACTTCATTTGACTTCAAAACGATTGATGATTACATATTACATGTGACAAATGATGAACTGGAGTATGgtgaaatatttacttatGTTCTGGACAAGCCCATTGGTAGTGACTGTCATACTTTATCTATCGCAG ACTATAACATATACTACcagttatttaaattgatcCCATTTACCTTGGACAAGTTtgccaaatataatattctGTCCCAATTGAACGGTCTTACCGCTGAGATTAATGGGGAAATCGATGATTCAACTGTAAAAGAGTGTAAATTGTCCTCCACATCCACCATTATTTCTTCGTGGGTTTATAATTGTCTGATTGCAGACAATTGCCACATAAGCAATTCAGTGATATTTAACTCAGAAATAAAGTCTAACGTCGtaatatcaaattgtttagtGCTTGGTAATTGTATATTCAaacaaaatacaaaaatatcagGCATCATAGTGGGTAGTCCATTTAAAGTAACTGATGTACAGGAGACTGAGCAAAATAATCCCCTGGCTCATTTCAGTTTAATTGGGAATAGGGTTGATCTTAGACCCCCATCAATCTACTCATCTATTGAATCTAGCGTTTCGAATAACAGCTTACCCTCGAAGGTTTCGAATGATTATGATGATAGTATGCATCATAATACGCAAGGGGTACGTGGTACAGAAGATATCACGGAATTTGAAGATGAAGTGTTTGACATGATCAGTGACATTCTAACCAATCcaaaatacatacaataCTCTGTGCTTGAGTTGAAAGGGCTGAGACTGGCTTATAACGTACAAAATGTGCATATGATTCAAGCATTACTATACCCAATTGTCAATTGGTTATGCACTAATTATCCAGACCAAAGT tACTGGGATAAAGCATTAGATGAGGCTAAAATTTGCACAATATTTGCACCGTTCATTGAAGAGGAGGATAAAATGGCGCATTTTTCTGCATTTTCAGCACTTTTAAGGGTCTGTAACAATGAGAATTTTGAAAGGAATAGTTTGAGGTTCTGTTATGTGTGTGAAGCATTCAACAGTGCCAATTTACTAAATTTTGACTTTTTGCCAGA gtggTACAACGAACTTGGAGGGGAGGAAAAGGTTAATTCGAGTTTGATTGAGGTGAGATTCAAGGCGTTTTTGGAGTGGCTGGATGAAGAATGA
- a CDS encoding hypothetical protein (overlaps_old_locusTagID:BBM_II00360), with protein sequence MLLSISTVLILTHLPYIYANVDLDVSYKRKLPSSDTKVDELQLPTIPVPFIHIKPSAFEDVQRYAENVLQRHTLMSVVSESADDELDEREEIAQILATINKLEAARASLSTEERVTRASITKGITTNGSYIPVPYPVAVNPIFS encoded by the exons ATGTTgttatcaatttcaacaGTATTAATACTTACACATCTCCCTTATATCTATGCGAATGTCGATTTAGATGTGTCTTATAAACGAAAATTGCCCAGCTCTGATACGAAAGTTGACG AGTTACAACTACCAACTATACCTGTACCATTCATTCACATAAAACCGTCAGCATTTGAAG atgtGCAACGCTATGCGGAAAATGTATTG CAAAGACACACTCTGATGTCAGTGGTGTCGGAGAGTGCTGATGATGAACTAGATGAACGGGAGGAAATAGCGCAGATTCTAGCTACAATAAACAAG CTGGAGGCAGCCAGGGCTAGTTTATCCACGGAAga gCGTGTCACGAGAGCTTCAATTACGAAAGGGATAACAACTAATGGATCTTACATACCCGTACCTTATCCGGTTGCAGTTAATCCTATTTTTAgctaa
- a CDS encoding hypothetical protein (overlaps_old_locusTagID:BBM_II00375), translating into MLVKVTKHNFLTVLFIITHSNIQNVSCHSTCDHNRSSIPTNNYEEKIIPVGRPRGFGLERRPILLSKDKTAIQEDDLKTDSLEIDHEEDSTQNAEERLDSLDADDSTDELTLEHKEGEFVQQKHDKLAEELSDENPQLMIIMDELVQLSISLRDITHKIEKL; encoded by the exons ATGCTTGTTAAAGTAACAAAACATAATTTTCTAACCGtactatttattattacacaCTCAAATATCCAAAATGTTAGTTGCCATAGCACTTGTGATCACAATCGTAGTTCTATACCTACTAATAATTATGAAGAAAAAATCATCCCGGTCGGAAG GCCAAGGGGATTCGGATTGGAGCGGAGACCTATCTTACTTTCCAAAGACAAA ACTGCTATTCAAGAAGATGACCTCAAAACTGATTCTCTCGAAATCGATCACGAAGAAGATAG CACCCAAAACGCCGAGGAAAGATTAGACTCTCTAGATGCAGATGATTCCACCGACGAATTGACCTTG GAACATAAGGAGGGAGAATTTGTTCAACAAAAGCACGATAAATTAGCTGAAGAATTAAGTGATGAAAATCCacaattaatgataattatgGATGAGTTGGTccaattatcaatttctttGCGTGATATAACgcataaaattgaaaagttgtga
- a CDS encoding phosphatidylinositol glycan, class O (overlaps_old_locusTagID:BBM_II00345) — protein MCQLLNMYDINTPRAYHFHVNKRFMMRWKEILWSNTSILVYLLILYIFSYSFKLKKPPSHSISNATIPAPYLFTEFTFYYKQNSNLSTIPYHDTLELSRWIEYRPYKRVILVLLDAIRFDYVIHDPMVDTNEPRRVYTNQMNNLTRIFQEVGNKGRLFRLKAEIPTTTIARIKSIITGHSQAYLDIADNNNPQSLEADNILKQLLLQDRKVVIMGDSLWDSLQKGVATRSYTASGLNIHDNTADVKVFTHFFDEFNKSDWDVLIGHLVGIDHFGHVHGIDNASISNMLRSYDNFVASIIENVLTKQYQDTLLVILSDHGVNADGTHGGKAPEEVDAFMAAFNYKGFAETDQAIEHLLLCREKNFLQGYRQKHNVLNGKIKGDIFHWASQNDIAPTLAVLLGCPIPYNSTGRVLYELTPANPPILTLSDSPGMDYVNKLISKQRYYSQICHINLHSLLRNYLQTQSKGEYNDNDGLHMDSINRKKSIIMHNLFILNKLRHILLLFADPSSVTAKNAEFHIKSMKSHLLLCQEITSELSDSFLDSREKIDFWTMLPLFLLLTLSIVELIDWQILCEILSKIRLKILLTCTTMFACSLLLRNFMEYSDITHNIYICLPASIVISTFFHIIWNYFNMPLIDFSAPTFSSAVNLVNGFYIPELVAIIFHLLTPFMESLAVLAPSCYMSLVVYLIVNNLLPLEDWDYRLEKFAEAKNKSPTFLHLLKRSGFLLKPFSICMLMKVLYWGKNFKYFSSFRWWCKIAHIHPIPLLSLSLIYQLFKINPLISLYDLKIEWAVWTTQAALTSFCLSYNHGEMISLSYLFAKIVFITTVTMIIFELLRPLVYGSNKKPSISRTSYRLQTISVHLLWPAYLLYGPLQSLNVLLSIVTEKLYFEVLKYTITKSQKYNVSLIRFAIVYIFLGEHFYYSTEHTNSFFTLPFDAAYTLTGSYTRFISELLIGYHIFFFSFLSAIQFIMTLNNYKAHLIFCKQLNSSITLATVVSRLSFGVYFYTLCSALILTLMKSHRLFYSTFFPSTVFTVCRTSIFLLATRLLFNLIVLSSNDDEQV, from the exons atgtgtcaattattgaatatgtaTGACATAAATACCCCACGCGCTTATCACTTCCACGTGAACAAGCGCTTTATGATGCGTTGGAAGGAGATATTGTGGTCTAATACATCAATTTTGGTATACTTACTCATTCTGTACATATTTTCATACTCATTTAAGCTAAAGAAACCGCCTTCTCACTCAATATCAAATGCCACAATACCAGCGCCTTATCTATTCACAGAATTTACCTTTTACTACAAACAAAACTCAAACTTATCAACAATTCCATACCATGATACCCTTGAATTATCACGATGGATCGAATATAGACCTTATAAACGAGTAATATTAGTTCTCCTCGATGCCATACGATTTGACTATGTCATCCATGACCCAATGGTGGACACAAACGAGCCACGGAGGGTGTATACTAATCAGatgaacaatttaactCGTATATTTCAGGAAGTTGGCAATAAAGGCAGATTATTTAGACTCAAGGCGGAGATTCCAACCACGACAATTGCAAGAATTAAGTCCATTATTACAGGGCACTCCCAAGCATATCTCGAT ATAGCCGATAACAATAACCCTCAATCGCTCGAAGCGGACAATATACTCAAACAGCTCCTGCTACAAGATAGGAAAGTTGTAATCATGGGTGACTCGTTATGGGATTCCCTTCAAAAAGGCGTTGCCACTAGAAGCTATACAGCCAGTGGCCTAAACATACACGACAATACGGCGGATGTTAAGGTGTTTACCCATTTctttgatgaatttaataa ATCAGATTGGGACGTGCTGATTGGGCACTTGGTTGGCATTGATCACTTTGGTCACGTGCATGGAATAGATAACGCCTCCATAAGCAATATGCTAAGATCTTACGATAATTTTGTGGCTagtataattgaaaatgtattaACTAAACAATATCAAGATACATTGTTGGTTATACTGAGCGATCATGGAGTTAATGCTGATGGGACGCATGGTGGCAAAGCACCAGAGGAG GTTGACGCATTTATGGCAGCGTTTAATTACAAGGGATTCGCCGAAACTGACCAAGCAATAGAACACCTATTACTGTGCCGAGAAAAAAACTTTTTGCAGGGATACAGACAAAAGCATAATGTATTGAATGGAAAAATAAAAGGGGATATTTTCCATTGGGCGTCACAAAATGATATAGCGCCGACATTAGCGGTGTTACTTGGCTGTCCCATACCATACAACAGCACGGGCAGGGTTTTGTATGAGCTAACTCCCGCTAACCCACCTATTTTAACATTATCAGATTCTCCAGGAATGGATTAcgtaaataaattaatctCGAAGCAGCGCTATTACTCCCAAATTTGCCACATCAACCTACACTCTTTGCTGCGTAATTATCTTCAAACCCAGAGCAAGGGCGAATATAACGATAACGACGGGTTACACATGGATTCTATTAATAGAAAAAAATCGATCATTATGCACAATCTATTTATTCTAAACAAATTGCGTCATATCTTATTACTATTTGCAGATCCATCTTCAGTAACAGCTAAAAATGCTGAATTCCATATTAAATCTATGAAGAGCCATTTGCTTTTGTGTCAAGAAATAACATCTGAACTGAGCGATTCCTTCCTTGATAGCCGGGAGAAGATTGATTTTTGGACAATGCTCCCGCTATTTCTACTGCTGACCTTGTCAATTGTTGAATTGATAGACTGGCAGATTTTATGCGAaatattgtcaaaaattCGCCTAAAAATACTGCTTACTTGCACCACAATGTTCGCTTGTTCCTTATTACTGAGAAACTTTATGGAATATAGCGATATtacacataatatatacatttgcCTCCCGGCATCAATAGTTATATCCACCTTCTTCCATATCATATGGAACTACTTCAATATGCctttaattgatttttcagCCCCGACATTTTCGTCTGCTGTTAACCTGGTAAACGGATTTTATATCCCGGAGTTAGTGGCCATTATCTTCCACTTGTTAACTCCGTTTATGGAATCTCTGGCGGTATTGGCTCCAAGTTGCTATATGTCTCTGGTAGTCTATTTGATCGTCAATAACCTACTGCCATTGGAAGACTGGGATTATCGTCTAGAAAAATTTGCTGAAGCTAAAAATAAAAGCCCCACTTTCCTTCACTTGTTGAAGCGATCTGGGTTTTTGTTGAAGCCGTTCAGTATTTGTATGTTAATGAAGGTTTTGTATTGGGGCAAGaactttaaatatttcagcAGTTTCCGTTGGTGGTGTAAAATTGCCCACATTCATCCAATACCCCTTTTGTCATTATCGCTGATATACcaattattcaaaattaacccattaatatcattgtaCGATTTAAAGATAGAGTGGGCTGTTTGGACGACACAGGCAGCCTTGACTTCGTTTTGTCTATCATACAATCATGGAGAGATGATTAGTTTGTCCTActtatttgcaaaaattgtatttatcaCTACTGTGACGATGATCATTTTCGAACTGCTAAGACCTCTAGTATATGGTTCAAATAAGAAGCCCTCCATATCCAGAACTTCATACAGGTTGCAAACAATCTCGGTGCACTTACTTTGGCCAGCATATCTATTGTATGGTCCATTGCAATCATTAAATGTGCTCCTTAGCATTGTTActgaaaaattatattttgaagTACTGAAGTATACCATCACCAAATCACAAAAATACAACGTGTCACTCATCCGCTTTGCCATTGTATACATTTTCCTAGGCGAACACTTTTACTACTCCACTGAGCACACTAACTCATTCTTCACTTTGCCATTTGATGCAGCATATACGCTAACGGGCTCATACACCCGTTTTATATCGGAATTACTAATTGGTTACCACATATTCTTTTTCTCATTTTTGTCAGCTATCCAGTTTATAATGACacttaataattataaagcgcatttgattttttgcaaGCAATTGAACAGTTCTATTACCCTTGCGACCGTTGTTAGTAG ATTATCCTTTGGGGTATACTTCTACACACTATGTTCTGCTCTGATATTGACATTAATGAAATCGCATAGGCTTTTTTACAGCACATTTTTCCCTTCCACTGTCTTCACAGTATGTAGGACCTCAATTTTCCTCCTGGCGACCAGGCTGCTGTTTAATCTCATCGTTCTCAGCTCTAACGATGACGAACAAGTTTAA
- a CDS encoding conserved Plasmodium membrane protein, unknown function (overlaps_old_locusTagID:BBM_II00380) has protein sequence MSFLGGNKMYRNNWNNLCKWKVIGQKFEDLFTIEMPLYNVDRPGAIISTICGAIIGILCSLIVNCTLVEISLSPFFAMYFGSLLIIVGFIIIWRLNSIVSHEALRRRTHLRLFALSIILSGLLCFILERNWFTDLPLLLKTIVYTIIGISVSFALTFSIVDIVNYFIGLLESTIAKPLVESKSQVYLVLFTSIVMGAIFGFIFGLMDVEDELIYHMQLTLLKEEHYCYPIGAMLGGIAGFGNEYLRQQELFLFHNGSSFDEQI, from the exons ATGAGCTTTCTGGGGGGTAATAAGATGTACCGGAACAATTGGAACAATTTGTGCAAATGGAAGGTCATTGGACAGAAATTTGAGGATCTTTTCACAATCGAAATGCCACTCTATAATGTAGATAGACCTGGCGCTATAATCAGCACAATTTGCGGCGCCATAATTGGAATCTTATGTTCCCTTATCGTCAATTGTACACTAGTAGAAATATCACTATCCCCTTTTTTCGCAATG TACTTTGGGTCTTTGTTGATTATCGTGGgttttattatcatatgGCGCCTTAACTCCATAGTTTCCCATGAAGCATTGCGAAGGAGGACTCATTTGAGGCTTTTTGCTTTATCTATCATTTTATCCGGGTTGCTTTGCTTTATTTTGGAGCGCAATTGGTTTACTGATTTACCTCTATTGCTAAAGACTATCGTATATACTATTATCGGGATATCAGTATCATTTGCCCTTACCTTTAGTATAGTggatattgtaaattatttcatagGTTTGCTAGAAAGCACTATAGCTAAGCCGCTGGTGGAGTCTAAGTCTCAG GTGTATTTGGTATTATTCACATCCATTGTCATGGGCGCAATATTTGGGTTTATATTTGGCCTTATGGACGTGGAAGATGAACTGATATACCATATGCAGCTGACGCTATTAAAGGAAGAACATTATTGCTATCCAATTGGTGCAATGCTAGGGGGGATTGCTGGCTTTGGGAATGAGTATTTGAGGCAACAAGAACTATTCCTGTTCCACAATGGATCATCGTTTGAtgaacaaatttaa
- a CDS encoding conserved Plasmodium protein, unknown function (overlaps_old_locusTagID:BBM_II00370): MNLFTHTNFAKAATLSTGIAIGYVTRNPDKERAWEVYPCFTQKNYAYISLYDVTKHNVQLFEKRIKCLTRYLQTQRGYGYTRLIKLPEEFGVVKYVGVSTWYSGDLMKKGVENSFSQKMISKLPIENHYNAVSYKVVVDDSEYVHEV, translated from the exons ATGAATTTATTCACCCATactaattttgcaaaagCAGCTACCTTATCCACAGGCATAGCCATAGGCTACGTCACAAGAAACCCAGACAAAGAACGTGCTTGGGAAGTGTATCCGTGTTTCACACAGAAAAACTATGCTTATATATCCCTCTACGATGTTACTAAACACAATGTACAGTTGTTTGAGAAGCGaattaaatgtttaacTCGCTACTTACAGACTCAGAGAG GTTATGGTTACACGCGATTAATTAAACTGCCAGAAGAATTTGGTGTGGTTAAATATGTAGGTGTAAGTACGTGGTATAGTGGAGACTTGATGAAAAAGGGGGTGGAAAACAGTTTTTCCCAGAAGATGATAAGCAAGCTACCTATTGAAAACCACTACAACGCCGTATCTTATAAGGTGGTCGTAGACGATTCTGAATATGTGCATGAAGTATAA
- a CDS encoding Probable geranylgeranyl transferase type-2 subunit beta (overlaps_old_locusTagID:BBM_II00350) codes for MTTCPLCTTNLEAHNNYFLNLLKGSKPLVSNVKEFGANFEKINFSEPFDQAFESCFISGIYWTLSSLIILNPHAKLVDIIKYDELIDIFNAVIACSQTLGSYALGFAPFYKNFYYSPTILHTLHAMQILVILSEDIGDYVTRWAATHSKMLINFLKLQILSNGSVSRTTYEGDIQSNNIQRNKLSSIKNSALCGDIRDVASLFGTVNLLHKLTGIDYSNEFANILPKTVEWIISCKNDDGGYGLRPGEESHIGACFCASAISKIKIIRDFTTDKEIAFCDTVSMCKWLKARQRTNGGISGHGDKAPDVCYSYWLLATLALTSNDGNGNCEINLDKLAKFINSCASPRGGFSKYPISQSGNGYFALLFDMENSPDPYHSFKSLVALSFIGRILSSLCIQHKLVSINPLTALIIHSNT; via the coding sequence ATGACAACCTGTCCGCTATGTACAACAAATTTGGAAGCACACAACAACTACTTCTTAAATCTTCTTAAAGGCAGTAAACCATTAGTGTCTAATGTTAAGGAATTTGGTGCTAactttgaaaaaattaacttttCAGAACCCTTTGATCAAGCATTTGAATCATGTTTCATATCCGGAATATACTGGACATTGTCATCACTCATAATTCTTAATCCACATGCAAAATTAGTTGATATCATCAAATATGATGAgttaattgatatttttaatgctGTTATCGCTTGCTCGCAAACTCTAGGCAGTTATGCTCTGGGATTTGCGccattttacaaaaatttctaCTATTCGCCAACAATATTACACACCTTACATGCAATGCAAATTCTTGTTATTTTGTCGGAGGACATAGGCGATTATGTCACTCGTTGGGCTGCTACTCACAGTAAAATGCTCATTAACTTTCTAAAACTacaaattttgtcaaaCGGCTCCGTTAGCCGAACCACTTATGAAGGTGACATTCaaagtaataatatacaacgcaacaaattatcatcaatcAAAAACTCGGCATTATGTGGAGATATAAGAGATGTTGCTTCATTGTTTGGCACGGTTAACTTGTTGCACAAGTTAACTGGCATCGACTATTCCAATGAATTTGCTAACATCTTGCCAAAAACTGTCGAATGGATCATTAGCtgtaaaaatgatgatgGAGGGTACGGGCTGAGGCCAGGTGAAGAAAGTCACATTGGCGCATGTTTCTGCGCATCTGCCATTAgcaaaataaaaattattaggGATTTTACAACTGATAAAGAAATAGCATTCTGTGACACTGTGAGTATGTGTAAATGGTTAAAAGCTAGACAGCGTACAAATGGGGGCATATCTGGCCATGGAGACAAAGCACCAGATGTTTGCTATTCTTATTGGCTTTTGGCAACTCTGGCTTTAACATCTAATGATGGCAACGGCAATTGTGAGATTAACCTCGATAAGCTTGCAAAGTTTATCAATAGCTGTGCCAGCCCTAGAGGTggtttttcaaaatatccCATATCACAATCTGGTAATGGATACTTCGCACTGCTATTCGACATGGAAAATAGTCCAGATCCTTACCATTCATTCAAATCCTTAGTAGCACTATCATTTATTGGTAGAATATTATCTTCTCTTTGCATTCAGCACAAATTGGTATCTATTAATCCCTTGACTGCACTTATAATACATTCCAACACATAG
- a CDS encoding hypothetical protein (overlaps_old_locusTagID:BBM_II00355) produces the protein MSIAERPLTFDDWLVEQASEFKFFHIDQAAYQYNITVLRYTRVYSSLVAGLFAGAVPLRPRNAIITYFLVNIAFTFLVKHFSEKKHKLEFCFMYKYDLYTIAPFFGFMTFMFAWFMSYNFAFYELKG, from the coding sequence ATGAGCATTGCTGAAAGACCTTTGACGTTTGATGACTGGCTGGTAGAGCAGGCATCTGAGTTCAAATTCTTCCACATAGACCAAGCAGcatatcaatataatattacgGTTCTCAGGTACACCCGGGTCTATAGTTCATTAGTCGCCGGTTTATTTGCGGGAGCAGTACCCCTTAGACCCAGAAATGCCATAATAACATACTTCTTAGTGAACATAGCTTTTACTTTTTTGGTCAAGCACTTTTCTGAGAAGAAGCACAAACTTGAGTTCTGTTTTATGTACAAATATGACCTCTACACGATTGCGCCATTTTTTGGATTCATGACTTTCATGTTTGCATGGTTCATGTCGTACAATTTTGCATTTTATGAACTTAAAGGGTAA
- a CDS encoding 2Fe-2S ferredoxin (overlaps_old_locusTagID:BBM_II00365) — MQYYILSQTRAYITRYFMRQNIIYNNFLPLPQSNRAPYLQQCVYYSTNKLIKVTFIFQNGNEKVVSVESGTSILEAAHKNDIELEGACDGCLACSTCHVILEQKVFDRLPEPSEAEFDMLDLAPCLTDTSRLGCQVKLDEGMDGIKIKLPQITRNFYVDGHIPQAH; from the exons atgcaatattatattttatcgcaaACACGCGCCTATATAACGCGGTATTTTATGCGACaaaacataatatataataattttctGCCTCTACCGCAGTCAAATCGCGCGCCATACCTACAACaatgtgtatattattcgacaaataaatt AATAAAAGTAACATTTATCTTCCAAAATGGCAATGAAAAGGTAGTTTCTGTTGAAAGCGGTACATCCATCCTAGAGGCCGCTCACAAAAATGACATAGAGCTCGAAG GTGCCTGTGACGGTTGCCTTGCCTGTTCAACATGCCACGTTATTCTGGAACAGAAAGTTTTTGACAGATTACCCGAACCTTCGGAAGCTGAATTTGACATGTTAGATTTGGCCCCCTGCCTAACTGATAC CTCCAGACTTGGGTGTCAGGTAAAGTTGGATGAGGGGATGGATGGGATCAAAATTAAGTTGCCTCAGATAACTCGGAATTTTTATGTGGATGGGCACATTCCACAAGCccattga